atatacatacatatatatctacatacacatatacatacatacatatatatacatacacatatacatacatacatatatatacatacatacatatatatacatacacatatacatacatacatatatatacatacacatatacatacatacatatatatacatacacatatacatacatacatatatatacatacacatatacatacatacatatatagacatacacatatacatacatacatatatagacatacacatatacatacatacatatatagacatacacatatacatacatacatatatagacatacacatatacatacatacatatatagacatacacatatacatacatacatatatagacatacacatatacatacatacatatatagacatacacatatacatacatacatatatagacatacacatatacatacatacatatatatacatacacatatacatacatacatatatatacatacacatatacatacatacatatatatacatacacatatacatacatacatatatatacatacacatatacatacatacatatatatacatacacatatacatacatacatatatatacatacacatatacatacatacatatatatacatacacatatacatacatacatatatatacatacacatatacatacatacatatatatacatacacatatacatacatacatatatatacatacacatatacatacatacatatatatacatacacatatacatacatacatatatatacatacacatatacatacatacatatatatacatacacatatacatacatacatatatatacatacacatatacatacatacatatatatacatacacatatacatacatacatatatatacatacacatatacatacatacatatatatacatacacatatacatacatacatatatatacatacacatatacatacatacatatatatacatacacatatacatacatacatatatatacatacacatatacatacatacatatatatacatacacatatacatacatacatatatatacatacacatatacatacatacatatatatacatacacatatacatacatacatatatatacatacacatatacatacatacatatatatacatacacatatacatacatacatatatatacatacacatatacatacatacatatatatacatacacatatacatacatacatatatatacatacacatatacatacatacatatatatacatacacatatacatacatacatatatatacatacacatatacatacatatatatacatacacatatacatacatacatatatatacatacacatatacatacatacatatatatacatacacatatacatacatacatatatatacatacacatatacatacatacatatatatacatacacatatacatacatacatatatatacatacacatatacatacatacatatatatacatacacatatacatacatacatatatatacatacacatatacatacatacatatataatacatacacaataatcatacacattacatacacatatatacatacaatactacatacataaatcatacataatacatcatatataacacatacacataacatcacatacatataatacatacaataatacaatacatataatacatacacatataatacatacacatatacatacatacacatatatacatatataacatatatatacatatatacacatatataatacatatatacacatatatacaattattacatatatacacaatatataacatatataacatatatatacatatatacacatatatataacatataatacacatatatatatcatatacacatataataacatatatacaaataatatatacatatatacacatatatatacatatataacactatatatataatacatatatacacatataatatacatatatacacaatatatatacatatatacacatatatatatacatatatacacatatatatatacatatatacacatatatatatatacatatatacacatatatatatatacatatatacacatatatatatatacatatatacacatatttatatatacatatatacacatatttatatatacatatatacacatatttatatatacatatatacacatatatatatacatatatacacatatttatatatacatagatacacatatatatatacatatatacacatatatatatacatatatacacatatatatatacatatatacacatatatatatacatatatacacatatatatatacatatatacacatatatatatacatatatacacatatatatatacatatatacacatatatatatacatatatacacatatatatatacatatatacacatatatatatacatatatacacatatatatatacatatatacacatatatatatacatatatacacatatatatatacatatatacacatatatatatacatatatacacatatatatataaatatatacacatatatatatacatatatacacatatatacatatatacacatataaatacatatatatagatatatacacatatatacacatatatacagatatatacacatatatacacatatataaacatatacacatatataaacatatacacatatatacacatatacatatatatacatatttatatatatatatattgatatatcatactatacaatatataatatataacactatatattatataatatataacattacataatatataatagtatataataatatataatagtatataataatatataattatatatcatatataataatatataataatatataataatacataatatataataatagaatatataacgatataatttgcaatatatataataatatgtaatatataatatattattttatattatgtattatgcattatatataacatataatatatataacaattaacCTATCAATTTATTTGTCAGTTTTTCATTCAATTTGATCACAGAaccacatatatttttcataatttactTCCAAGGCTGTAAATTCAAaacttaataaaaagaaaagcctttaaattttttaaaaatcttacaaTTATCAATTCATTAAAACAGAAAAGGCACCAATCTTAAATATAACCATTTGAAAATTCGtctgatttattgaaaatgaaaatgagtcaAAATGCAGTTTCCTCAAATCTGGAGTAAATcagaaaaagagggatagatatatatatatatatatatatatatatatatatatatatattcaaaatcattcactacacatgcatacatgttcaATAATGCATAGAAGCTGCAACCAAGCACAATTGAtaacaacagataaacaaaatcTATTGAACcataacaagaggaaaaaaaaaaaatgcaggtatAATCCTCAGTATATAGTCACAGACAATGGTAAATTATAAAACATATGCAGATTATATGTGAAAATACGTGTTTGCAACCAAAACTAGTATTGTAGATCCACATAAAAGAAATCATAACTCACACTCGAACATGCCTTTAGTAATGagacacaaaaagataaaaaaaataaaagaaatactgaAACGCAGTGACACAAAATCCTTGATTTCGAAACTTTCTTTAGCAATGACaaccttttccttgttttcacaATTTCGTCTTTGATCACATCTCATTCTTGTAAATCACGACACAGTTATATGTATTCCCAATAACATTTTCTACCACATTAACCTTAAACTATAATTAAAAAACGAAGATGATCATAAACTGCAAACAagcgacaaaaaaaataaaacatagacaATGCATTTACGATGTCAATTGTGTCTACGAAGACGGTATTTAAAAACTCCTCTGCAGCTCTAACACACATCCCTCACAGCATCTTACTCGACATCCCTCTAAACTCCGTAGATTCACAACAACATTTACCCATTTTGATCTTGGTCGGAGTGTCAGGATCTCTCGAAAGGAGCGGAAGTCAGAGGATTAGAACACTATTACGGGCATCCTGCGTCGTCGGGGGAGGTTTTCCTGCATCAGCTGATTCCCTAAACAATGTCgacttgttattttttaaatgggATTTTTTCATCTCACTTCAGAAAGAGATTTctaatgctgttatttttatatgcggttttttattggtattagttGAAGGGGTTATTCTTatcaattttgtttgttttgttggtttgttgggataacaagaaaaaagtttttttttatatggttgaTTTTATTCGTTGAATTTTTGAAGTCTTTATGaagttatatattaatttatttttattttataagaaATTTTAGTTTACATTCATGATTTCATATAGAGGGAAACATGAGTAAAGAATAAAATCTAAGCGTTTGTAGGTTGCCCAGTTTTTATCATCTGTAGTACTTACGGAACACTCTTCCTTCATTGCTTATATAGTAGTAATTAAAAAATGACATAtcacatagacagaaacagagaacaaaTATACGATAGACACTCCATGCTACAGCTCTTCCCCAAAGGTCAAATTGCCGATATTCTCCACAAAAAGCTACAAATCAACAccaaaccaaaaataaataaaccaccaaaataaaaaaacttaATTATCCCAGAATAAACCCCCAGAAGAATAAGAACTTCACTTTGCGCATATCGCCCCTCGCCTGTTTCTCCGCCATCTTAGTCGACGCATGCGCAGACGCCGATTCCCTCAGGTCTTTCCAGTGCGTCTGCCTTAGCCATGCCACCTAAAAGTGAGTTCTCGGCATATTTTTCCCTGAAATTAACGATGTATAAGGGGTTTTATCCCCGAAATGGCTttggtggggaagaggaaagggttttTGCAAGGGATACAGTGCGTCGGTACATGTGAATATAGTGGAAATTCGCAGAAATGAGTGATAATTAGGACTCTGAGAACGGAGGCTCCACgtgttgttggtgtttgtgttcgAGGCAATGTGATGTGCTAATGTCATTTGCCGTCTTCCTCCTCGTTATATTCTCAATTCCCTCATGTCTGGCAGTTTTTAAATTGCGAGGAGACTTTTCTTAATCCTGAAAATCATAGCGTTTTAGAACTAAGTTTGTCGGCTTCACAGGCACGCTCTCCGAAGATGCTCTCGTTTACgacaaaatgtagaaaaaatacaCCGTATTATTTGTGCTTACTAGAATGATTTCTCTATTTTAGGTATTATGACAAGTTCCACGTTAGACACACTCGGTTTGGTGTAAAGGGATCATGTGCGTGTCCGGGGAGGGAAGCCTCGTTTAGTTTTCTGTAGAACTTGAATAGctttggtatttttttatttttttattaatgtatggTTGTTTTTCCCACAAATATAACGCAAGTTGTGTTCAAAGAGTTAGAGCTGGAGATTGCTATGGACGAATCTTAGTGTTAGTGGTAGATGCCTGAGGTTGCTGTAGGTGCCATCGGTTGGCAGTTTGGGTGGTGGTGGCAAGTGCCGAGGATTTCTTAGTCTTTTTGTGGTGCCATGAAGACTAGGGGCGTTTGCTAACACTTCTTTAATGATTGAATAGCATAGTAGATAAGTGGTGACTTTGTAAACAAACCCTCCAATAGGGCTGCCAGATTAGACAGAATATACTTAGGTAAAAATAAACACATGATTTTACTATGTAATATTGAAGCAGTAACTATGAGTAATGGTACAGAGGGTGAcagaaatggacactgccattcTATAGAGCACAAAAATTACATATCTGCTTCATATCACTGCTCAGAGACGACACGGACACCCCCAGGGTTCTTAATGTTGTATTTTTGGTATTTGTTACCAAAAGGGATGCACCCTCTAGATGAAAAAGTCCCCAAACCATGGTATCATGCGAACCCATATGTTGTGGACTTGTCAGGATTTGTTATTGAGAGCGACTCGTCCTCCAAATGCAAAGTTCCAAACTAGGGTATTATGcgaacccaaaaatccaaacctaacctttcttaCCTTCTATTTACTCCCTAGACAGGGGGAAGCCCTCCTATACCCTCTttatcccaatggcgacgggtcacggctatcgccgtcataacaatacgcacgatgtgaggcgtgcggctgtccgcagcggcgccgcgccaaaacgccccgaggcaatgattcggcttgatggaccgatatcacgcgctcagagtcggcgcgctgccgccgttcgccagagcgtagagtttttttttaatttgctatacccggcgccattgggttattAACACTTCAAGTGAACTTGCAGAAGACGTGACTTTGTGGACTTTGTCTCCAAGCAGTGACACACACGGGGTGCTTTGTAACCTCCCAGTAAATATGAGGCCGTTGCAGATGTACCTGTATTGCTtcttactctattttttatgctctaagATAACCAagcccatttccctctatctccggGCATTGCTCTCAGTAATATTAACCAACTTATCCACTGTATATCGCCACTCGGAATTCTTGTCATTTTGTGGTAAACATGAaagttggcatgaagtgctaataaagggggtaCCAGGGGGGCTTGATCCCcatgtctagggaataaatagaaggtagaaaAGTTGGGTTTGGATATTTGGGGTTCACATGATACCCCTATGTTTAGGTATGTGCGAATAAACAGTTGGCCAGATGGAGCGTCACTCTTGTTAACAAATAACCTTTGTGGATATCCCAGGAATACGTTACcaagattttatatttatatcatttgcaaAGGAAATTAAGGTTCATATTGATTACAGCATTGATAATTGAAAGGAGGAATTAAGTGCATGATTGGATGACTGTGAAACTTAAAGTACCTCCCCATGGGCCTAAGAAGAGGGAAGCACCAAATAGAGTTGGACTGAACAGCACTTGTCGCATACTTTCCTTTACTGTTAATGTTTCTGAGAGCAACgtacagagatagaggaaaatggacactgtcatcttatagagcataagaaatagaataataaacacAGGCAGCAAGCTAACTTTTACTGTATAATTGCAAAAGTATCCTCTGTATATCACTGCTCggactaagtccacaacacccttgCAGCCAGAGTTCAGAAGGTTGCATTTCTGGAATTTGGCACAAAGAGCTAATTGGAAATAAATAgatggtaggaaaggttaggtttgggattttgggtttgcatgatagcTTGGTATATACCTCAAAGATTGGGGGAAAATAAGGTTGATGGTATTTTCTGTGATTACACTAGCATTTTGGGATCATTTTATGCCCTATGGAATTGATCCATAATATGCTAAATTTTCCAAAATGGAAAATAACCCTGTACTAATATTATATGCAGCTTTTGTAGTTTCCATCCATAAATATTCTGAAAATGTAGATAATGTTAAAGTCGGGAGCCTAGTCTGACAGGTCTGGGACAGTTGTAAACTTACCACTGCAAGTATAAATCCAGGAGGAATCTGATAATAGAATATTTGGTAAAAGTTTACAATACTGCACAATTAGTCAAACAAATAAAACCCATCAAAAACAAACTACCCCAAAGCTTGCCATATGAGCCAAAAATCCTCCTAACTTTGGGGCTTCAACCTCAGGGTAGGTAGTTCCCAAGCTAGGGGCAGGCACTGCCTTGTGCCCCCTTCCAATTGCCATTCTCCCTACAGTCCTTTTTGCATACAGTGACTGAATATTTTGTCTTGAAGATGAGGTGTTTGTTCAGTTTAATAAGAAATTTGTTAAAAAATCTAATCTCACCTCGGTATGTGAGGCAAGTAAAGCAGAAACTGGAGCACTGAGTGGATGTAAGCTGTGCATTTTGTAATCTTCtccctttatttgtggcattatcaTTTACCCGCATATTATTTTATACTGACATTTGCAACTTTAGCCCTTTTGATAGAATATAATGGAAAGTGTAAATGGGAAGCATATCTGAAGACTTTTCTTCATTCAAGGGAAAAGAAGTAATTTGAGAAATTTGTAAATGGCTTGTCTTGGTTGATCATTGACCTAAATTGTCTCCCAAGAAGTTTACAAGTAATGAAAGGGACAACAGAACATTAAAGATAGCAAGAAAATTGAGCCTGTGGCTGGGAAACCATGGGGATGAGTTCTAGAAAACCTGCTTAGACACTTGGGCACCATCAATAAGAACCCTGAATATCAAGTCTTGTCAAGAAGTTTGGTAGACAAAGAAATGGGGGAACCTTGAGGACTGCAGGTTGTTTTTTATAGTAAGATCTTGTaggattttgaaaaaaaacattgcatTGTCTAAATGGTACTGGGGTGAGTTACGATGGCTGTGTAGATTTATTTTTGGTGACTTTAGCTAAGAAATGGAAGTATGAACATTGTCTGGGTAGGCCTATGTaacttgtgtatattatatatttcctcaATTTACCCGCAATTTTACCTTGGTAAATTATAATAAGAGCAATTATGAATAAGCAACTTGCAATTGCCAAAACCCAGTCCAAAATATTAAAAACTGTCATTCTGATgccagtatttttttgtttgaagGTTCATTTGTGAGGATTTATAATTGGGCTTTGTAAAATGTAGAAAGAGGGTATTAGGGTAATGCCATAAGCCAAATCTGAAAATTCCTTTTGGTTTCAAATCTActtttataaataattttcaaGGAAATTTAGTTTATAAATAATTTTCAAGGAAATTTAGTTGCTAAAGTACCCCCATTTACATCATGATTGGCTATGGATCATATCAGTGTTCACCATTTGGATTAAGTGCtatgaggaaaagaaataaaaaatatttttttttcagaggacaagcctgctgctgctgctggcgcTAAGAAGCCAGCACCAGCAAAGAAGCAGAAGGTTGCAGCTGCCCCAGCAAAGAAGACTGCCCCCACTAAGGGAGTAGCCAAGCCCCCAAACAAGAATGTGAAGAGACTAGGAGGCAAGGACCCTAAGAAGGGCAAGGGTGGAGCAGTCAAGAAGGCTAGGAAGATGGCAACCAAGGTAAATTGCAGTAAAAGATCAGAAAAATATTTTTGAGACATTACATATTGATTTGTAAAGGTTATAATTTTTCTGATGTCATTAATACAACAAATTGATTAGTGGATATTTTTACTAAATACTTTCCTCTTCTAAACAGGTTGTCAACGGGCCCCGTGGTACCCGCGTGAAGAAGATCAGAACCAGCATCCGCTTCCGCAGGCCCAAGACCCTTGAACTGCCAAGGAACCCCAAATACCCAAAAAAGTCAACCCCCAGAAAGCCAAAGTATGTAATTGCTTGCTTATAATTGATAGTTTCATTAATAGACGTAGGGACATTACATTTCTTGATTGGGAAATTAATATTAGAGGTATTTTATAGCTtactgttaacccaatgccgaaggGCATGACGTGTatatacgtgctatgcccactgagagttacttgtttgtttttacacataaatgggccaattaagagtactgcctgtcttgcccctttacacttttctttgatttacggaaatattttatattgtcttattttgctgttactaatgtttataacatagaaattataaagtttataataaaaataacaccattgatattcatagcactactaAGATACATTTTTCATGCCAATTCAAATcgggtaagatcacaaggtctacttattgactcctttgtggctaagcactagcagagcgatctatgtacagagacatttcacaaaaaaaaaaaaaaaaaaaaaaaaaagtgcacagcattttccccattttttattcatttccccttgtggcattgggttaatctagTAGTGTAATGGTCTGAAACATTTTGAGTCTTGTCAGCATGGAATGCATTTACAGCCAAGAccagtttttatttaattttgatttccCCTCCAGAATGGATTGCTTCAAAATCATCCAGTATCCTCTCACCACTGAATCAGCCATGAAGCTGATTGAGGATAACAACACCTTGGTCTTCATTGTGCACCGCATGGCCAATAAGAACCACATCAAGGCTGCTGTCAAGAAGGTAAGGACGACAATGAGAATGAATGATAGTATGAGAAGGCCATGAATGACATGAAACTTGGGCATTTTTAAGTAGCTTGAAGATGGATGTGGAATGAAACCAATTTTGTGTTAGGTAGTTGACATTATTAAACATCTAAGAGTTACTTAATCATTTACAatgtaaatttgtatttataaacTGACTTTAAAGGGCTCACACAAGggcaaatttatatgtacatctaggctttaaaaaaaaaaagcttctgtTTTGTGTCCATAGTAGATTAAGTGGTATTTAGAAAGACCAAGAGATGTGTAGGATGTTTACAGTGGGCAGTAATTTACTTGTGTGATAACCCTTAAGATTTGTGACATCTTAATTTGTTTACTCATGAGAACCAAATGAGGCTGTGGTTATACAAATTCATTTTAATGGTCTAAAGGCACTGTTAACTAAACATGTAGTATTATTATGCTTGGTTCAACTAGTTCTGAAGTGACACCTCTAGGCACCAGTGTTGTCTTGCTAGACCAGTTGTGAAGGTTAATTGTTTGGACTTAGTTGCTTTCCCTAATGCTCCTAGCATGTAATTGAACATTGTTGACATTGCCTCTTAATTCTTTCTTAAGGTGAAAACTGATTTTAGgatttaagaaaataaatgagaatggTATATATGCCGAAGAAATGacattagattttattttttatagtggTGAATATACAGACAGCTGTTCAGCCATTGGACATTTGAAAGAAATTGATTCAGAATTGAAAATTTAGTAGGTTAAGTagttagtataaatatatactataaatgcaATTGGATCTATTGcagttaataaaaaaacaaatacattggGAATAAGAAACTTTCTAACCTAATTTTCTACGTTAAATGTGGAGtatagttgtttgtgtgtgtgtgtgtgtgtgtgtgtgtgtatatatatatatacaatactcaAATTCCATTTCAGCTGTATGAGATCGATGCAGTCCGGGTGAACACGCTCCACAGACCTGATGGCTTGAAGAAGGCATACGTAAAGCTTGCACCAGACTACGATGCCCTTGATGTTGCTAACAAGATCGGTATCATATAAATGGTTATAAAGTGGTTACAAGGACATTTGACTttaatttcctcctcccttttcacttTTAGGATTTTTCCTGTTAACAACAGACTGTAAAGCAGCCATAATTAACCCCTTAGGCTTATGTGATCCTGTTAACAGTTTGGAGTTTGTATGTGCAAAAATGAATGGAATAAGTGGACTGATAGTATTTCTGAAAATGCTTATTGATAAATTTGACATCCAAAGTTCGCTTGCCAATACTTGTGTATCGTTAGCAAATTGCAGTTACGTTAGTCAAACTTTTGGGAAGCACCAAACTATACTGCTGATTTTCTAACGTGCAACATTTGTTTGGACGGGTTACATTTAGAAAGCCATCAAAGGTATTCTTGCCTTTAGTGGAAAGAAAATTTCGACTCCACTCGTAAAATATAGGAGAAATGGAAAAAGCAAACTGACAATATTTTAAGATCCATATCTGACTGTAATCCAGCTGTATCTGAAGTGACATTTCCGGAATTTTAGATCCGTGCACACTAGTTCAGCCCACCTGGTATTACCCACACTGTAATAGTATAGGTTCAATGAAAATGTCCCCTTTAATGTCTAGGCTAACCAGAGCCATATAGGGACCAAAACATTTGCTCAGGAAGATATTTAATATCTATTATGAAAGATGCATTTATGAGAAGCTAGCTGTTAAGGCAAACTTTGTAGTAGGCCCTACATGAATTCAGGAAGAGAAAGCCATGCTTCTCTTGTATATATCCATTCTTCTGTGGATagcaaaatgttaaaaaaaaaaaaaaaaaagatggatttGTTCCAAAATACTGCAATTAAATTAAGTAGTAATCCCATACCCATTCATACAATTTGTAGCATTTCGTATCCACACACAAATGAATCGCTACAAGAGCAccccctcgactcaacaaatgttcatggtcttttcttctcccccatcttttccttctcttcatcccgtTCTGTCCACTAATATTAATCGTttactctctctacctttctccacAATACCTTTATCAGAATGCTATACTAATCTTCGTCCCCAGgccccaccctatcgctgtatttctccttttcttttccttctttcatccccctttgatgccccccccccaatcctttgcccgttgttgtcgtggggggattaggagacgaagactgagacccaatgatggggaactcctcaaccttgggactcagccatcgactcaactaattttgcatagtcttttttcccactcatacttttcgtttcagtttc
The sequence above is drawn from the Penaeus chinensis breed Huanghai No. 1 chromosome 33, ASM1920278v2, whole genome shotgun sequence genome and encodes:
- the LOC125043333 gene encoding 60S ribosomal protein L23a-like, which gives rise to MPPKKDKPAAAAGAKKPAPAKKQKVAAAPAKKTAPTKGVAKPPNKNVKRLGGKDPKKGKGGAVKKARKMATKVVNGPRGTRVKKIRTSIRFRRPKTLELPRNPKYPKKSTPRKPKMDCFKIIQYPLTTESAMKLIEDNNTLVFIVHRMANKNHIKAAVKKLYEIDAVRVNTLHRPDGLKKAYVKLAPDYDALDVANKIGII